In Bacillus sp. NP247, one DNA window encodes the following:
- a CDS encoding thiamine pyrophosphate-binding protein: protein MYFWFPGDYNLAFLDDELAHEKLKWIGNCNELNAAYAADGYARIKGIAARKFLKLSLLSLNHLYLPKGSFQKNKSLHKNDFGNK from the coding sequence ATATATTTTTGGTTCCCTGGTGATTATAATTTAGCTTTTTTAGATGATGAACTAGCACATGAAAAGCTAAAGTGGATTGGCAATTGTAATGAATTAAATGCGGCATATGCAGCCGATGGATACGCTCGCATAAAAGGAATCGCAGCGAGGAAGTTCTTGAAATTAAGCCTTTTATCTCTGAATCATCTTTATTTACCGAAGGGTTCATTCCAAAAAAACAAATCGTTACACAAAAACGATTTTGGCAACAAATGA
- a CDS encoding MarR family winged helix-turn-helix transcriptional regulator has translation MTQHKEEQMNEALALFYFAYKTFTEKPDEIIKEYGIQRVHHRILFFIARFPGISVNELLSLLEISKQALHGPLRQLVEKGLIESNEATHDRRVKQLSLTEEGTDLEKKLSDVQRKQMGAIFSKFGESCEENWHQVMNEMANSRSGHDAWITKREIPVDQK, from the coding sequence ATGACACAACATAAAGAAGAACAGATGAATGAGGCATTAGCATTATTTTACTTTGCATATAAAACTTTTACAGAAAAACCAGATGAAATTATAAAAGAATATGGTATACAACGAGTACATCACCGAATTTTATTTTTTATCGCACGTTTTCCAGGGATAAGTGTAAATGAGTTACTATCGTTATTAGAAATAAGTAAACAAGCTCTTCACGGACCACTGCGTCAACTTGTGGAAAAGGGACTAATTGAAAGTAATGAAGCTACTCATGATCGTCGAGTAAAACAATTATCCTTAACAGAAGAAGGTACAGATTTAGAGAAAAAACTAAGTGATGTTCAAAGAAAACAAATGGGTGCTATTTTTTCAAAATTTGGTGAATCATGTGAAGAGAATTGGCATCAAGTTATGAACGAAATGGCGAATAGCCGTTCAGGCCATGATGCATGGATAACGAAAAGAGAAATACCAGTTGATCAAAAATAA
- the gpmA gene encoding 2,3-diphosphoglycerate-dependent phosphoglycerate mutase: protein MIKLVLIRHGQSLWNLENRFTGWTDVDLSENGLSEAREAGAILKENGYTFDAAYTSVLKRAIRTVWIVLHEMDLTWVPVHKSWKLNERHYGALQGLNKEETAKKYGEEQVHIWRRSVNVRPPALTEDDPRYEANDPRYKTLQKGEFPLTECLEDTEKRVLEYWHSEIAPSLKSGEKVIISSHGNTIRSLVKYLDNLSNDGVVSLNIPTSIPLVYELDDDLHPIRHYYLSMDGEVPEGEIPKHISF from the coding sequence ATGATAAAACTTGTACTTATTCGTCACGGACAAAGTTTATGGAACCTTGAAAATCGCTTTACTGGATGGACGGATGTAGATCTATCAGAGAATGGATTAAGTGAAGCAAGAGAAGCAGGAGCAATATTAAAGGAAAACGGTTATACTTTCGATGCTGCTTACACATCTGTATTAAAACGAGCAATCCGGACTGTATGGATTGTTCTGCATGAAATGGATCTTACTTGGGTGCCTGTACATAAATCATGGAAACTAAATGAAAGGCATTATGGAGCGCTACAAGGATTGAATAAAGAAGAAACTGCAAAAAAATACGGTGAAGAGCAAGTTCATATTTGGAGAAGAAGTGTCAATGTAAGACCACCTGCTCTTACTGAAGATGACCCTAGATATGAGGCGAACGATCCAAGATATAAAACACTTCAAAAAGGTGAATTCCCATTGACGGAATGTTTAGAGGATACGGAGAAGAGAGTGCTGGAATATTGGCATTCAGAAATTGCACCATCATTAAAAAGTGGTGAGAAAGTAATTATTTCATCGCATGGTAATACAATTCGATCGCTAGTGAAATACTTAGACAACCTTTCAAATGATGGTGTGGTTTCATTAAATATTCCAACGAGCATACCACTTGTTTATGAATTAGACGATGATTTACATCCGATTCGTCATTATTACTTAAGTATGGACGGAGAAGTACCTGAAGGGGAAATTCCGAAACATATTTCTTTTTAA
- a CDS encoding type II toxin-antitoxin system SpoIISA family toxin has product MTISNIRIGLFILVIAFVVLVFFYWKNEELYEEKKQRIRKTWYGLFIISVTVYFMIKGIDLTLWKNLLMFTAMVIFVDIAFILTPNISEIWGAKFSDIGKTVQSIKRSLIASKARGEIYTTIIQNVNPAAFGTMEWHTEEEYTKSLNAFLDSYGEKIGAKIVVFEAVKELNTNFRGIRSQFSSIVPLEHIEQLNEQKAVQVENVGIIPAKTVSDVFIVIDGKKNNLQDRDFENVYNLTIHHSYFSK; this is encoded by the coding sequence TTGACGATCTCTAACATTCGAATCGGTTTATTTATTCTAGTAATCGCCTTTGTAGTTCTTGTTTTCTTTTATTGGAAAAATGAAGAGTTGTACGAGGAGAAGAAACAACGAATTCGAAAAACTTGGTATGGTTTGTTTATAATATCAGTCACAGTTTATTTCATGATAAAAGGAATAGATTTAACCCTCTGGAAAAATCTTTTAATGTTCACTGCGATGGTAATTTTCGTTGATATTGCATTTATTTTAACACCTAATATTTCAGAAATATGGGGAGCGAAATTTAGCGATATTGGAAAGACGGTCCAATCAATTAAAAGGTCATTAATTGCTTCAAAAGCAAGAGGAGAAATATATACGACAATTATTCAAAATGTGAATCCAGCAGCCTTTGGGACAATGGAATGGCATACGGAAGAGGAATATACAAAAAGCTTAAACGCATTTTTAGATTCATATGGGGAAAAGATTGGTGCGAAAATTGTTGTGTTTGAAGCGGTGAAGGAATTAAATACAAACTTTCGTGGTATCCGCTCTCAATTTAGTAGTATTGTTCCATTAGAACACATCGAGCAATTGAATGAACAGAAAGCGGTGCAAGTAGAAAATGTCGGAATTATACCAGCAAAAACTGTGAGTGATGTCTTCATTGTTATTGATGGGAAGAAAAATAACCTTCAAGATCGAGATTTTGAAAATGTATATAATTTAACAATTCATCATAGTTATTTTAGTAAATAA
- the spoIISB gene encoding stage II sporulation protein SB, giving the protein MAEVNVQKSSFFKEKKEESNTDFSLVKGALTENINRLEKLMNNSSSKYIQVKRTKENA; this is encoded by the coding sequence ATGGCTGAAGTCAATGTACAAAAGTCTTCATTTTTTAAAGAAAAAAAAGAAGAATCAAATACAGATTTCTCTCTTGTGAAAGGTGCATTAACGGAGAATATAAATCGGTTAGAGAAACTGATGAATAATAGCAGTTCAAAATATATACAGGTGAAAAGAACAAAAGAAAATGCATAG
- a CDS encoding YxeA family protein — translation MKKFLAIITLCLLFSSFTIGCERASLNRIGKDVYYMQIKGEGTTEKVDGRNLRNYTLPAYDEDGVKKQITFRSTKKENNHKLNEDTFLRLYVDQDDNRKNEISSIEVKSYEEIQKADLPEKVKDKFTIK, via the coding sequence ATGAAAAAGTTTTTAGCAATTATTACACTATGTTTATTATTTTCTAGTTTTACTATTGGCTGTGAGAGAGCGTCACTAAATAGAATTGGTAAAGATGTATATTACATGCAGATAAAAGGCGAAGGAACTACCGAAAAAGTAGATGGTAGAAACTTACGAAACTATACGCTGCCCGCATATGATGAAGATGGCGTCAAAAAACAAATTACATTTAGAAGTACAAAAAAAGAAAACAATCATAAATTAAACGAAGACACGTTTTTACGCCTTTATGTAGATCAAGATGATAATAGAAAAAATGAAATATCATCAATTGAAGTAAAGTCCTATGAAGAGATTCAGAAAGCAGATTTACCTGAAAAAGTAAAAGATAAGTTTACTATTAAATAA
- the pepD gene encoding beta-Ala-His dipeptidase produces the protein MYSTLEQLTKHPVFYHFAEISKIPRGSGNEKEISDYLVGFAKERNFEVIQDEALNVIIKKDATAGYESVPAIIIQGHMDMVCEKNQATVHDFEKDPIELRIIGDMLYANQTTLGADNGIAVAYALALLDSKDIPHPALEVVITTEEETTMGGAFAIDPNHFEGKIFINIDSEEDHKLFVSSAGGAKAVETIPVIWDETPANMDAYRLYVGGLKGGHSGMEIDKQRGNANKVLGRVLRDLSAYMEFNISEVHGGLKTNAIPRESVATILIRTEDVEQVEEKIESWTRVLQEEMRAVDPDVHVTLTKLDETVEKVFAKETQKQLISSLFLIPNGIQSMSMDIKGLVESSTNLGVIETLQDEIKLRNEVRSSVSSLKQHVAEEIKYIAELVGATFEIESEYPEWPYNPNSQIRNLFEKVHQEKYNKEIEIFAVHAGIECSAFVQKMPELDAISFGPDIFNVHTPDEHISISSVVNNWGFFVDVMKGTKELAK, from the coding sequence ATGTATTCTACTTTAGAACAATTAACAAAGCACCCTGTATTTTATCATTTTGCAGAAATTTCAAAGATTCCTAGAGGATCAGGTAATGAAAAGGAAATTAGTGATTATTTAGTGGGCTTTGCAAAAGAGCGTAACTTTGAAGTGATTCAAGATGAAGCATTAAATGTCATTATTAAAAAAGACGCAACTGCTGGCTATGAGAGTGTGCCAGCTATTATCATTCAAGGTCACATGGATATGGTTTGTGAAAAAAATCAAGCAACAGTACATGATTTTGAAAAAGACCCAATTGAATTACGAATCATTGGAGATATGTTATATGCAAATCAAACAACTTTAGGTGCTGATAATGGTATTGCAGTTGCGTATGCATTAGCTTTATTAGATTCAAAAGATATTCCGCATCCAGCACTTGAAGTCGTTATCACTACTGAAGAAGAAACGACAATGGGCGGGGCTTTTGCTATTGATCCAAATCATTTTGAAGGAAAGATATTTATAAATATTGATTCTGAAGAAGATCATAAATTATTTGTAAGTAGTGCAGGTGGTGCGAAAGCTGTTGAAACAATTCCTGTAATTTGGGATGAAACGCCAGCGAATATGGATGCATACCGTCTATATGTTGGTGGTCTAAAAGGCGGACATTCTGGTATGGAAATTGATAAACAACGCGGTAATGCGAACAAAGTATTAGGACGAGTATTACGTGATTTATCAGCATATATGGAGTTTAACATCAGTGAAGTTCACGGTGGATTAAAAACGAATGCAATTCCGCGTGAAAGTGTAGCTACAATTTTAATTCGTACAGAAGATGTAGAGCAAGTAGAAGAAAAAATAGAATCATGGACACGTGTATTACAAGAAGAAATGCGTGCTGTTGATCCAGATGTTCATGTTACACTGACAAAATTGGATGAAACAGTTGAAAAAGTATTTGCTAAAGAGACACAAAAGCAGCTTATTTCATCATTATTCTTAATTCCGAATGGCATTCAAAGTATGAGCATGGATATTAAAGGTCTTGTAGAAAGCTCAACAAATTTAGGCGTTATTGAAACGTTGCAAGATGAAATTAAATTACGCAACGAAGTGCGAAGTTCTGTAAGTAGTTTAAAACAACATGTTGCAGAAGAAATCAAATATATTGCTGAATTAGTTGGTGCTACTTTTGAAATAGAGTCAGAGTATCCAGAATGGCCATACAATCCAAACTCACAAATTCGTAATTTATTTGAAAAAGTACATCAAGAAAAATACAATAAAGAAATTGAAATCTTCGCTGTACATGCGGGGATTGAGTGTAGCGCATTCGTTCAAAAGATGCCTGAATTAGATGCAATTTCATTCGGACCAGACATCTTTAACGTCCACACTCCAGATGAACATATTAGTATCTCTTCTGTAGTGAATAACTGGGGATTCTTCGTTGATGTAATGAAGGGTACGAAAGAATTAGCTAAATAA